The DNA window TAAAGTTATTACTTCAAATATATTTTTCGTTGAGTAGACTACAATTATTTGCAACTGATAAGACCGGAAAACTAATCTTAAATTGTGTTCAAGTGCAGTGTTATCAGCAACATCTGGTCTTGGGCGATCAATGGCGAAAATATCAAAAGGTATGAGTTTGATGCATATACCAGAAACAggaaatattatcttttgattATAGTTCTATACTTGTATATAAACTATAAGTTGTTATCTGTTTTCACCAGTTTTCTCCTCGCGTGAAACAAAGGACCATGTGGCAAATACCTTGAAGAAATGTAAGTTGTTGAGTGGATTGTAAGTACTTTTTTATGCTATTCATTCAACGTTCTGATTTTCTCTAAATATATACAGATGTACCAACTCCTGTCGCATGTGCCATATTGGTTTGCCTCTTCACTTTGCAGCATCACGGAACTAAAAGAATTGGGTGCTTATTTGCTCCAATCGTCATCACGTGGCTTATCTTCATCAGCGGGTTTGGCCTCTATAATATTATTCATCATGATGCCCAGATCCTCCGTGCAGTCTCCCCAGTATACATGCTGAGGTTCATGAAGAAAATTAATCTCCGACACTGGAAACTCCTAGGCAGCATTGTCTTATGCATTGCAGGTTGGATCAGGCATCCTAATTGCTTCAATGACTGCACAGTCGTAACATTTCATTATTGACATTAAATATTCCTTTTGGCTGCGTGTAATCAGGGTCAGAGGCAATGTTTGCAGATTTAGGTCATTTTTCCAAGAAATCTATCAAGGTAGGTATAACTCGACACACATTGATTTCTTACGGAATCTAAAAGATGATGAGAAGTTCTGAGCCTTGTCTCTAAGATTGTGAACTGCGAACTCTTCCTCTGGTGCAGATAACATTCATATGCTTCATATATCCCGTTCTTTTGTTAACATATGCTGGACAAGCTGCATTTGTCTCAAAGAATCTTCATGTTGATGGTGCATTTCATCTAAGTGAATCTATACCTAATAGTAAGATTCGTTTGTCCACATATGTCCTTCTCTGCCCTGGATCATCAGTTCTTATTATTGACAATGATCGATTTCTCAGGGAGTCTTGAGCATGTATTTGCTGTGTTGTCGTTGTTTGCTTCGGCTGTAGGAAGCCAAGCAACCATTACAGCTGGATTCTCCATCATACACCAGTGTCAGGCACTCGACTGTTTCCCCAGAGTAAAAGTTGTGCACACGTCGGATAAAATTTTTGGGCAAGTCTATGTTCCCGATGCAAACTGGATGTTTATGATTTTGAGTATAGCATTCACCATTGGCTTGCATGATATATCAGAGCTTGGAAAAGCAACAGGTATGACTCTCGTAGCATTATCTCTTTATCAATGGATCTTACTCGACCTGTTCTTAGTTGAGAAATTTGTTGTTCTCGTCGTTTCTGATGGCAGGTTTGGCTGTTACTGTCGGCTTGCTGGTAACGACTTGTTTAATGTCGCTCGTGATTGCACTCTACTGGGAGAAGCATTTGTTTGCATCAGTATGTTTTCTGCTCTTCTTTGGCTCCATCGAGGCGATATATCTTTCATCAACGTTGACGAGCTTTTTCCACGGGGCCTGGTGCTTGATCCTCCTATTCTTATTCTTTATGACGATCATGGCCTCCTGGCACTACGGCACTCTCAAGAAGTATGAATCCGATGTAGAGAACAAGCTATCGATCGAGTGGCTAACGGATTACAGCCCCGGCCTTGGGGTTTCAAGGGTGCCGGGCATCGGCTTCGTCTATTCCGATGTCGACATAGGAATCCCTGCTTTCTTCACTCATTTCATCACTAATATTCCTGCATTTCATCAAGTCCTGGTTTTCGTAACCTTCAAGGCTTCACCGGTGCCGTACGTCCACTCGAGCAGGCGGTATCTCATAGGCCGAGTCGGCCCGAAAGAGTACAAAATATATCGCTGCATAGTACGCTATGGATACCACGACAATGTCAGGGACACGGATGACTTTGAGGACCATATAATCAGCTCGATCGGAGAGTTCATAGCGAGGGAGGAATATGATCAGGAAGCTCTGAATTCACCCGAAGGTCGGATGATTGTTCTGGGGACCCCGTTGAACGACGGGAGCGGGCTGATCACCTTGACAGAGACGAGCTCAGGAGAATGTGGTCCGAACTTGGGGGAGAGCGAGTCTCGACGTGGTCTGCTGCATGGTCCATCGGGCAGCGGTGGGAGTCCTCCTCCTCCGGTGAACAGGAAACGGGTCCGATTCATGCTGCCCCAGAAGAGCCCTCAGATGCGCGCATCAGTTAGGCAAGAACTGGAAGAGATAATCGACGCTCGGGAAAGCGGGACGGCGTATATCTTGGGGCAGTCTCATTTGATGGCAAGGCTAGGCTCTAATTTGTTCAAGAGACTGCTGGTGATGATTTATGTCTTTCTTGATAAGAACAGCAGGGAGCCTCCAGTTGCACTCAATATTCCTAATGCTGCTCTCTTAGAAGTTGGAACTGTTTATAAAATATGATACTATACAATGTGATGAACATCAAGAACAACAAAGTTCGTATTTTTAAAGTTTTAGGTTTGTAGAAAATTCCAAATTTTAGTTAAATTTCATGATATTAACGGCCAAATTCCCTGTAGAAAATCCCTGTATTCAACATGATTGAAAATAGCAAATCCTTCAAGTCCACCCCTTTGCTTGATGTATGGTGTTGGAATTGAAGGCAAAATGGAACACAAATCTGCATTTCAAAATGACGAAACAAGtaatttaaaagaacaactgGAGCCTTTCCATTATTGAATTTTGTGTTGCTACAGACACAGGCATACAATTAAAAAGATTCACATTTTATCAGGACTCATCAGTTTGATACCATACTCTCCGACTCTTTGACAAAGCCATCGCCCGTCCAGTCTCTATCCGACTGCAGCCCTTTCTTGGTGGCCTTCCTTTCGCGAATTGCCTCTTGTTGCCTTGCCACCAAATCCATGTGGGTCGTGAAGTAGTCGAGCGAAGCCCTGATCGTATACAGAAAAGAGCACAAGAGAAGAACATTGTCACGGAAAAACTATATGTAAAGATGTTGAGAAAGTTTTATGTTCATTACCCCCTGAAATCTTCTATAGATGAAAAGTTATGCTTCTTCATGAACTCCTGCAGCTCAGAGCAAAGCGTCTTCACGAGACCATATCCATGCATCATCACGCCCGTGCATACCTAGAAAAAATGCATAAATCTTGTTACCTACTGATCTTAGTAGAAACAAGCCTCATACTTTTCTGTGACCAACCTGAACTGTATTGGCTCCAAGAAGTATGAACTCAGCCGCGTCATTCCCCTTCTCAACTCCTCCGATACCAGAAAGCGAGAGATCTTTACCAGCATATTCCTTCTTCATCATCTGTGCAATGCTCATCACTTTTGCAAGTGCAATAGGATGGACTGCCTTTGCTGAATAGCCCCCAGGAGTTGAATATCTAAGTGCGTACACAACGCGAATATTCAGAAGCTTGTGCAGACAGTTTACATCAAGCAAAACTCAAAACGTTTAACACTGTAAACTTTACCCCTCTACACAAGGCTCTGGGCGCAAGGTGTCGAGATTAATCCCCATGACACTCATGATTGTGTTGATCGCAGCAACCCCTTCGCATCCAGCTTCCAGAGATACTCTGGCTGGCTGTACAAACAGAACACGTTGCACCTTACGAATAATAAACCAGCAGAGCCATTCTATACAATCGCTTCATTTTCTAACAACTACAAAACTGGCCTAATTTGAAGTAGAAAAGCAAACACGCGAAACCTGTGTGATGTCTGTGATGTTCGGAGTCATCTTTGCCCAAACGGGAACAGTTGCTTTGGCATTGATCCATCCACAAACTTCTTCCAAAAGTGCACAGTCTTGGCCAACAGCAGCGCCCATTCTACGCTCTGGCATCCCATGAGGGCACGAAAAATTGATTTCGAAAGCATCCTGCAAAAAAGAGACCATCGACACACAAACAAGGAAGTTGCCTTCAAATTTGACAGATGAGCAATGCAACTGTGTGCTTACAATTCCAGTTTGCTCGACCCGGTCGATGAGCTCCTCCCACGCAGCCTTGTTGTACTCCTCCATGATTGAAGCAATAAGTATCCTGTCCGGAAACTCCTCCTTCAACTGCTTAAACTCTTTCAGCATAGTTTCCAGAGGCCGGTCGCTTATGAGCTCGATGTTTTGCCATCCTATGATCTGCCCTTTAGGCGATCCATTTTCTCCGGCCCGTAATCTAGCATATCGAGGGGTCACATTCACAACTTTTGAAGCATCCAGTGACACCTGCACAGGTTGTACATGATCAAACCTTTCTCCTTCTTCACAATTTCATCAGATCTATTccatttttttgaaattgtAGGCTATAAAAGGTGAGATCATGCATAGTTTTGCCTATTCTGAAATTCTTCACCAAATTCATAAACCAAAAACATACAtttacattacacacactaaAGGTTGAAATCTATGATTGATTGTATTTCTCTAGACACAAATCCAAGTTTCAATCACTTCCAATTATCATCCAGAATCGTAAGAAAACACACAATCAAATGTTATCACTACTCAATCAAAAAAATCATTCACTAGTCAATTAAGAATTTTGCAAAATGACGAATTAGGTGGAATAAAACGGTACCGTTTTGGCGATGACAGCGCCCCAGCCTTCATTGAAGGCGCGCTTCATGACAGTGTAGTTGGTGCCGGGAGGGCCCGACCCGATGACGAAGGGGTTCGGCATTTTCAACCCGTTTACAGTTACACTGAGATCGGGCTCCGCAGCCTGCGCGGATATTCTGAGCCCGACCCGGTTTGGACCGGGTCCGCGGCTGAGCCTCCGAGTTACCGGAGTGCTGACGTGGGAAGCAAATCTGAGAGATTCCATTTCCATTGTTGTTGTTTCGTTTGGAATAGTGGAGATGGGAGATGAATCAGAGCTATCAGTATTAAATAGAGTGATCATAAAAGAATTATGAGACAATCTCAATAATGAGATACAAACAGCTCAAACTCGCATGATCATCACTCAAaagattctttttttttcatttttggtccaGCACTGGGGGCCCCATACGGAAAATCTATGGTAACTACACAGTCCTGTGGTAATGAAGGAAAATGGGAAATTGCCAAACATATTACTGAATTTAACCAGTTCATCATTTTGCTATTGATGTGATCATTTGCTAAAAAACTGCATACGGAAAGTGACGTGAACTCTCACAAATTTCTACATCAatacaaaatttcaaattaaaatagcTTCACGCAACCTTTTGCTTTTCATTTTAGTTAATAGAAAGTTGGTTTAATTAGGATACACAGTGGGCAtgtgtttaattaaaaaacaaggGTTAAAGTTATAAGACGCAATCTTTTTATGATTTGGCTGTTGATAAAAGAACGGCGGATGTACCATGTCATAATTTTAAAGACCTATCTATTTATGTGCACGAGATATGTAGAGTTGAATGAAATAACGATGTTGTACCAATGCCACAACGTCCTAATTAATGGAGTGCATATGCATCAACGTGCTTATTCTTCCTTAAGAACGGCGCTGCATAGTGAAGAGCTACATCCACATGATTTTGAAAATCCAGTTGTTGCTGACTCCAAAAAGGCTACAACATTATGACACAAAGTTGTCAATCACTACAATCAGTTATGAGGATGCCCTAACTTATTCTATAATTGCTTGTCCCAACCATGTCATTTCTTCATAATTGGCCTCCGAAGTTGAGTATAAAAAATAGgaaagagtaaaggtcaaaactggtcctgaacatatgcccattttacaattttgatcctagactttatcttttgaattttttcattctgaacatttcaactcggatcacaatcggtCCTACACTAATTGTTCTGTCTATATTTAACGGTCAAAGGTATTaaacccgattttgaccaaaatAAATTGTTAAATATGATTACTTACTCCCTAATTATatccttaattattttaataatataacaaataatattgaaaaagaaaatgaaataaaatgggTCTTCATATTGCTCTCCGGCGacacggcggcggcggcagcggcaaAATCAGAGAAAATCGATGTCGGAAAAAGGTCCAGGAACTCGACGACACTGCTAGCTCCCAGCTTTACAATGTGAGTTCAATTCATGCCTCCTTTTccatcatatttttattttattcactgaATTTATAAATATGCAGAAAGCAAGAAGTCAGGCTTCGGTGGAGAATATTAATGTGGTGGAAATGGAATATTCACAAGGCCACTCCTCAACTCAATTTGAAGTATgatagtacatttttttttcttctcttcatttaatttcttatttaatATATCTTATAGATTTAATTTGCATAAATTTGTAGGTGAGACCAGCATATCATGAGGAGCATTATAGTTTCTTGCAGTCTTGAAATCAACTGCAGCAGTAAAACCagttgagtttttttttatataaaggGTTTGTTTTTTCTTCTGGATCTATATTTTTTTCCTAATGTGTAGTGTGAACCTGTGGCAGGTGGTTTGAAATCGAAGGTAAAAGGTGGTGAAGAAATGAAACAACATTGATCaataatttggtcaaaatcgggtttaacaccgttgaccgttaaatattgACGGAAAagttagtgtaggaccaattgtgatccgagttgaaatgttcgggATGCAAAAATTCTAAAGATAAATTAAgtctaggaccaaaatcgtaaaatggacaTATATTCAGTATTAATTTTGGCGTTTACTCAATAGAAAATGGATATTTTGGTTTGATTCCAAGCACAAAGATCTGATTAGGGAGTAATTTTTTGCTGCATAAAATGCTTAAGAATATGTCTTTTATATTGGTCCATTACTCAGAATTTGGCATCTGAACTAATTTTGGGCCGAGGCTATAACATTATTTATAAGCAACTTTAATTTGGGCCAAACCAGTTCAAATCCAAAATAATTCTAATACGACTTCTACTTCAAGATTGTAAAATTTGTGTATTTCCTATTGAATTGTGTGTGTTAGGAtggtttattaatttatttctctATACATGAGTACCTTTTAATTTTTAGAGCAAGATTTGTAATCATTATGTATTTCAAACGGACTTTTTACATTCAAAATACTAATTATGGAAAGTAAATTAATTACATAGGAGAATATATTATTGGATGTGGATGTTTAGTAGACTCTCAGTAATATTGTTAATTTCGTTAATGATGTAACATCAATATGCACTACCCAATACCCATGATTAAATAATGACCGATTTACAAACCGCAATAACGGTACATAATCACGTGAATTATAATTGATACTCAACGAAATCACAAATACTAAATTAAACAAGAAGTTAatgattaatatttatttatttttttgtaatcaaGCCAACAGGcgatagaaatttaaaaaaaaaggcaTGGATGTAAGCCTATATATAGAatctccttttttttattttcttttaaacgCTCACAATGAGAGTAACCCAAATCAGTTACTTAGATTGACTTAGATATTTGTACtttagataaatgtagtattttGGTGCAAGTAAGACTTGCGGATACTTGATTGACTCTGTTTTTCGAAGTCATCTTTGTTGAACTTTCGCTTATTACTTTTAGTTGAATAGACTATTCAATCATATTTGTTCCACATCTACCTAATGGTGCAAAAGTATATAATATGAATAAGTATTACACAATGATTGATTTATTGCATCCGCGAGTATGATTGTATTTGTTACTAATATAAAAGTACTATTGGTCCATCTTCGAGTTTAATAATGAGGAAAATAAAAAGGTTGGCGAAGCTACAAGGTAGAGGAGGCCAACAAGTGGATTATTTCAAACCATGAAAGCAATGTGGCAACCAAAGAGGAAATTAAAAAGTTAGCATTATGGATAAATGTGCCATCGGTTCACGTGGCCCATCTTTATTTAAAACGTGCTTTAAATTAAGCCActatatttattactccctccgtccgccattaggagtcccatttatgggtgacacgtgttttaagaagtttaagaaaagtgagtggaaaaaagttagtggaataagggtcccacttgtatatattaattttaaatgaaatgtgagtgaaatgagttagtgggaggtaagaccctattaccatttatggtaaaagtgaaccgggactcctattcacggacagactaaaatggaaaaacgagactcatattcgcggacagagggagtacttccTATCTCCTGAaagattgtctcatttttctatttccgtccgtcctataaaatttgtctaattttactttttaccatttttagtagtgaacctcatattttattaattcattcatagtaatattttattataaaactaatatataaaaataggatccacatttcactaattttttcaactcactattcattacattttttaaaatttgtgccgggtcaaagtgagacaatatttaGGGGATAGATGGTGTATTTTGGAAGGTATTGGCGGCGCTTATTCTTCCCttcccgacccgacccgacccgaatGAATCTGCTTCGAAACCACCAAACTTTCTGTTTGTCTTTTTTCCCGTTACGTAATCGTTTCAAAATTATTGAATTGGATGTGTTGTACAGCTAATTCTCTGCAATAAATGATTGCTAAATTTTTAGGAGTGAGTGAACTGCTACACAATATACTATATAGATAGCATAAATTTTTCACTGAAATtacattaataatttaatgaaTCAATATTTATGTTAGGAGATTTCAACGAAATTGTAATTTTGCAACTCGCCTTGCAGTTCCCGAATATTTCCAAACCGCAACCAACAGATAAAAATAGACTATTTTCATAATTTTGGTTATGGCttgcaaaaatatttttggtaacattttttcttcaataaaatatttatttttcactaacaaaattcaaatatttttttatctctcttgtATCTTACCAACTGTGCATGTCATCTGCTATATACTCGAAGGGAGTATTAGTActtgtgaaacataaaacacaaATGTCTCTTTAAAAGTTTGGTACTGAAATTGGACtgttaaaatttcacaaattGAAAATCTACCCAATTTTCATAAAATCTAATTTACTGGACTCGATTTTGTAAGATTGAAAACAGAgtaaataatttgaaatttgaatcgAGTGCAGATGTTACTATTGAATACTAAAGCAAATTAGATTAATTTCTCCCAAATTCTACAGCAATTCAATGGTTGTTTCATTGTACCGTCGAAATGGATCATGATTCAGAGAAAGAATATACACCAGAAATTTCTTCTACGAAATTTTCCATAGAAAAAAAATCGAACAAAAAAAAGGAAGGATTCGCTAATCTCGAATCCCCTCCGCCGTCGACCTAAAATTTCTTCACGCCGACGACTGCAAATCAACGCCGCTGACGAAAGGGTGCGCCAGCAGCTGCGTGGCCGTCCACCGCTTGCTCGAATCCTTCTGCAAACAGCACTCCACAAAGCTCCTAAACTCCCCCGACGTCCCCTCCGGCAAGGCCGGCGGCTCTCCGAAGCATATGGCGCACATTAGCGTCGCCCAGTCCGGCCTCTGCCCCGGCGCCAGATACGGAAAATGGCCGACGTAGAGCTCTAATAGAGTAAGCCCCAAGCTCCAGATATCGCCGGCGTAGACGTCGTAGTTTTTAGATCCGAATGAATCCGGGTCGAACCGCTCCGGGCTCATGTACGCGCACGTGCCGACGTAGGAATTGCAGGGATCGAGCGTTCGCTGCAAAATTTTGCTAACGCCAAAATCGGAGATCTTAATCTCCATTTTTTGATCGATTAAGATGTTAGAGGGCTTCAAATCGCGGTGGATTATCTTGTGCGAGTGCAAGTATTCGAGGCCGGTGAGGATTTGGCGGCAGAGCTTCGAAATTAGGGATTCGGTGAAAACGACGCCGTTTTTTAGGAGGGTTTCGAGGGTTCCCTTGTCCATGTACTCCATACAGAAGGCGATGTCGCCGCCGGGGAGGTCGAAGACGCCGTGGCACTTGATGACGTGGGGGGAGTCGGTGCGGCGGAGGATGGAGGCCTCGCGGAGGATCTGGCGGCGGACGGCGGGGTCGCTGTCGCCGTGGACGACTTTGAGGGCGTAGACGGCGGAAGTCTGCTTGTGGCGGACTTTGTAGACGGTGCCGCCGTTGCCGTGGCCGAGGACTTGGAGCTTCTCGAGGTCGGCGGCGGAGATGGGGGAGGGGGGGAGGGGAGGGGGGGAAGCGGGAGCGGTGCTCGGAGGGGGAGGGGAGAGGGAGGCggaggttgaggttgaggtgGCGGCGATCGCGGACGAGGGCCATAGGAGGATAACGTGCGCAGGGGGGGGGGGAGTAGGATAAGCGGTGGAGAAATGAAGAGAGGGAGTGAGGTGTGTATATAAGTGGAGCACGTGAGGTGGCGGGCGGGAAGGGGGCCTCTTCTTTGattttgttgatgatttatttAATCTAATTTTAATTAGATATTGCACGAGTTTATGAGATTTTGGTTTTTTATGCGACGTGTGGAACTAACGGAGAAGAAGAGACAAAAGAATAGGGAAATTCGATGATCAATGGGTTAAAAATACAATGGGCCAACCGATTCTTACCAAATAACCAACTGCTAATTAACTGTATGTAATCGCATTTCAATTTTCTTCCTATATTTGTTGACGGTTAGGACAATGTTCGAAGAATTCCCAATTTAAGGGGGTGAGAATGGATATGTTCATTGGTAATTGACATCttaattaatttggttgaatCTATAGAGAAAATAGATCATATAAGTTGGACGGAATCTAGTTTTTTTTGCAGTATAAAAAATCTCCATAACTAAGATAGAAAAAGTTACACTATTTAGTCAGCAAAAACGCTTTAGAAATCTACGTTTATATTTTTTCGCAAACGAAAGTGGTTGTAGAAAATGTGCCAAGTCCCCTTTCTTTTTGCGtgcatgatttatttttattctcatTTCAATTTTTCTTCCTCCAATACTTCTATCGTGATTGTATCTCTGTTATTATGATCGTATTCAATAATTTGAACCGTGCAACGACATACACATACATGGCGTGCGAAGAATGAATTTGGTCGAATTTGATCCTTAGAAACTACTTACTACCTTCTTCCGGTAAATGTCACGCTTTGATTTTCCATAAAAGTGAAAAACAAAATGGATGGAATGTGTCCTATTTTGATATAATAACCTTACAATAAaatatgactaaaataaattaCTGTAACTTAGAAATcaatttattaattacaaaaattaaaCAAGATATTTAATGGATCAAAGAGGTataatatgaaatatttaactaataaataaaaagcaaggttttaattttataaattagatAAATAGTCAAAACACATACACTTTTCCTAATTGTGTAGGTAATACGCATTGCACTTTTTAGAACGGTAAACTAACTTGTCATATCAACAAAAttcttgattatttttatttttaaaggagTATCCATTTTGTTTAATTCGACTTTTCTTGGCATATTCCTACAATAGTATCCATATGTATAAAGTGattaattttgatatattgATCAGAAAGTGAATAAGAATATTCTAGCTAACTGAGCCTACATTATATGTACGCAAAATACCCATTTAACATTGTGAATCTAAttactatataaatattttattatgaatCTCGATTTTGATACACCATACATCTATCCTAGCGGCTAGAGCCGCCTCTATATGAACACAAAATACTCAATTAAAAAATGCGAATTATACAATTTACACTCATTGAGATCTCGTTTGATTCGCTTATTGCAGTAATGTTTCTATAATTCTATACCTTGAAGATGTGTGCGCTTTATGCctttataaatataaacaacTAATTTTGTAAGTGTGTGAAAGATTAATTATGTTGATCTTGATAATTTGTAATCCTTAAAGTGTGTATAGTATCTTATCTTCTCAATTATTTTCGTAATTAATATTGGAGGGTAGATGGGGGCCCTAATTATAATATACTTGTGAATCAAGTGGacacctttttttttcttgtatgtGACGTGCAAGTTGTCTTGCTAATATGACATTTGATAATTACGCATGCGCTGTTTTTTATCGCAATATTTAATTTCTCCTAAATCATAAATTCGCGAGGTTCCATCTTTCCAGCTACACGACAGAAACAAGGTGCCAAGCCATTTGTATTTCAATTTAAGTGTCACTATATCTAcgcatattatttattttaaatgtaCATTAATACGACTcgtgtattaattttaaatatatattaatacgAACtat is part of the Salvia splendens isolate huo1 chromosome 22, SspV2, whole genome shotgun sequence genome and encodes:
- the LOC121787037 gene encoding potassium transporter 10-like, with the protein product MDALAITSVPIFVDFRKDTWMQTLILSFQSLGVIYGRLSTAPLYVLESIDPGEISSPDEMHELFSFIFWTLTIIPLLKYAFIVLKADDDGEGGPFSLYSLLCRHAKVGLIPSNRGSSKILNQEEEEVSSDPSKGKPENKARKAIEKYKSSHYLLLFLALLGACMILSDAVLTPAISVLSATSGLGRSMAKISKVFSSRETKDHVANTLKKYVPTPVACAILVCLFTLQHHGTKRIGCLFAPIVITWLIFISGFGLYNIIHHDAQILRAVSPVYMLRFMKKINLRHWKLLGSIVLCIAGSEAMFADLGHFSKKSIKITFICFIYPVLLLTYAGQAAFVSKNLHVDGAFHLSESIPNRSLEHVFAVLSLFASAVGSQATITAGFSIIHQCQALDCFPRVKVVHTSDKIFGQVYVPDANWMFMILSIAFTIGLHDISELGKATGLAVTVGLLVTTCLMSLVIALYWEKHLFASVCFLLFFGSIEAIYLSSTLTSFFHGAWCLILLFLFFMTIMASWHYGTLKKYESDVENKLSIEWLTDYSPGLGVSRVPGIGFVYSDVDIGIPAFFTHFITNIPAFHQVLVFVTFKASPVPYVHSSRRYLIGRVGPKEYKIYRCIVRYGYHDNVRDTDDFEDHIISSIGEFIAREEYDQEALNSPEGRMIVLGTPLNDGSGLITLTETSSGECGPNLGESESRRGLLHGPSGSGGSPPPPVNRKRVRFMLPQKSPQMRASVRQELEEIIDARESGTAYILGQSHLMARLGSNLFKRLLVMIYVFLDKNSREPPVALNIPNAALLEVGTVYKI
- the LOC121787038 gene encoding dihydropyrimidine dehydrogenase (NADP(+)), chloroplastic-like, translated to MITLFNTDSSDSSPISTIPNETTTMEMESLRFASHVSTPVTRRLSRGPGPNRVGLRISAQAAEPDLSVTVNGLKMPNPFVIGSGPPGTNYTVMKRAFNEGWGAVIAKTVSLDASKVVNVTPRYARLRAGENGSPKGQIIGWQNIELISDRPLETMLKEFKQLKEEFPDRILIASIMEEYNKAAWEELIDRVEQTGIDAFEINFSCPHGMPERRMGAAVGQDCALLEEVCGWINAKATVPVWAKMTPNITDITQPARVSLEAGCEGVAAINTIMSVMGINLDTLRPEPCVEGYSTPGGYSAKAVHPIALAKVMSIAQMMKKEYAGKDLSLSGIGGVEKGNDAAEFILLGANTVQVCTGVMMHGYGLVKTLCSELQEFMKKHNFSSIEDFRGASLDYFTTHMDLVARQQEAIRERKATKKGLQSDRDWTGDGFVKESESMVSN